GTCAGCATGCTTCGCTGCCGCTCGGTCTCCACGCCCTCGGCCACGACGTGCAGGCCGACGGTGTGGGCGATGCCGATGATGCCGTGGATGAGGTCGGCGCGCAGCTGCGAGGTCTCGATCGCCTCCACGAAGGACCGGTCGATCTTCAGGGTGTGGAACGGGAGCTGGTGCAGGTAGCTCAGCGACGAGTATCCGGTGCCGAAGTCGTCGATGGCCAGGCGCACGCCGAGCGAGTTGATCTCCTCCAGCACCGCGCCGCCGTCCTCCCGGCCGAGCACCGCGCTCTCGGTCAGTTCCACCACCAGAGCGTCCGCCGGCAGCCCCGCGTCCTCGAGCGCGCCGGTCACGTCCGCGGCCAGACCCGGCACGGCGAACTGGCGGGCCGAGATGTTCACCGACATGCGCACGTGCTCGGCTCCCGGCTCGCCGCGCAGCAGGGCCGCGTCGTGGGTGGCCTGGCGCAGGATCCACCGGCCCAGCGGCACGATCAGCCCGGTCTCCTCGGCCAGCGGGATGAACTTGTCCGGCGGCACCACCCCGCCGTCGTCCTTCGGCCAGCGCACCAGCGCCTCGAAGTAGACGATCCCGCCGGTGCTCAGGTCCACCACCGGCTGGTAGTAGAGGACGAACGCGTTCTGCTCGATCGCCGTCTCCAGGTCGCGGTGCAGCCGCGCGTGCTCCAGCCGCAGCTCGAGCATCTCCGGCTCGAACCGGTGCCAGGAGTTGCGCCCCGGCATCCGCGCCGCCTCCAGCGCCAGGCGCGCGTCCCGGATCAGGTCCTCCGAACGCCGGTCGTCCCGGGCGGTGGCGATCCCGACGCTGGAGGTCACCGCGAGCTGGCCGACCGGCAGGTCGAAGGGCTCCGAGACCAGCCGGGTCAGCTCCTCGGCCGCCTGCACGCACTCCTCGGGCGAGCCGGTCGCCGTGGTGCGCAGCACGGCGAAGGTGTCCGCGTCGAACCGGGCCACCTCGAGGTGGCCCGGCTGCTCGGCCAGCCGGCGCGCGAGCGTGATCAGGATGACGTCGCCGATGTCGCGCCCGTGCACCTCGTTGAGCTCGCGGAAGTCGTCCACGTCCAGCTGCAGCACGGTCGGCACCGGCCCGTTCGCGGTGACCCGGGCGACCTCGAGCTCGACCCGGCGGTGGAACTTCAGCCGGTTGCCGAGTCCGGTGAGCGTGTCGTAGTAGGCGTGGTACTTCAGGTCGCGCTCGAGCCGGCGCTGGGTGGTCACGTCCCGCACGGTCAGCACCAGCCCGCGCACGGTCGGGTTGTCGCGCAGGTCCGAGCAGACCGCCTCGAGCTCGAGCCGGCCCAGCCCGGGCCGGTCCAGCGCCCAGTCCGTGCGCACGGTGGACTCGTTGCCGGGGCTGACCGGCTCGGCCAGCTCCCTGGCCACCCAGGCCGCGTTGTCCGGGCCGAACAGCTCGGCCGGGGTGGCCGACGCGGGGTCGTCGGTGCCGAACAGCTCCGCGGCCGAGGGACTGGCGTAACGCACCCGGCCGGACTGCTCGATGATCAGGATCGCGTCCGAGGCGTTGTCCACCAGCGCGCGGAAGTAGGCCTCGTTGTCCCGGCGGCTGATCTCCCGGGTCAGCCCGAGCCGGCTGAGCGCGAGCGAGCCCTGCGACACCAGCACCCGCAGGGCGTTGGCGTACTCGCCGAGCCTGACCCGCTCGTCGGCCACGCCGAGGGTGAGCCGGCCCGTGTCGTCGCCGTCGGCGTCCGGGGCCTTGATCACCGCGTGCCGCCGCGCCCCGAAGTAGGCCGCGACCCAGGCCGAGGGCGAGCGCGCGGTCACCGCGTGCGGCGGCTCGCCGGGCGCCCGGTTCGTGGCCACCAGCACGTCCGAGCCGTCCGACGCGGCGACCGCGACCGCGCCGGGACCGGCGCCGGACAGCTGCCCGGCGGTGTCCAGCACGGTGCTCACGATCTGGTCCGGCCCGTTCGCGGCCACCAGCCGGTCCCCGGCCCGGCTCAGGTTGCGCGAGTTGCGCATCCGCGCGTTCGCCTGGGCCAGCGTTACGGTCAGCCGGGCCACCAGCAGCAGTGCGATCACCGCGCCGAACACCACCAGGGTCAGGCCGTCGTAGTGGCGGTGGGTGAGCTGGTCCACCACGCCGACCACCGGCGCGGCCAGTACGGCGCCGCTGAGCACGATCGCGCTGCGCAGAGCCGGGGCGGTGTCGGTCGTGCTGATCGGGCGGGAGATCTCGCCGGCCGACGCGCTCAGCGCCGCCGCACCCCAGGCGCCGAGGCCGAAGAGCCAGACCACGCCCTGCAGCGTGTCGCGCACCGACCCGCGGGCCGCCTGCACCGCGCCGAGCTGCACCAGGCTGTAGACGATGTCCGCGCCCAGCATCATCGCCGTGCCGATCACGAGCAGCCACACGACGCTGGGCCGGGAGCGCGGCGCGGGGTAGAGCAGGCGGCTGAGCACCACCAGGATGAAGGCGTCGCCGAGCGCGTAGACGATCGCGATGGCCCGGACCGTGGTGGACGGCAGCGAGCTCGCGGCCAGCGGCACCACCAGCAGCTGCCAGGTGAACAGGCTGATCGCGGCCAGCACGATCATGGCGTCGAGCAGCCGCGCCCACATCGCCAGCGGGCTGCCGCGCATGGCCATGATCAGCACGGCGAACGCGGCCAGCGGGTAGGCCACGCAGATCACGAAGTCGAAGACGTTGGGCACCCGGCCGGCCAGGTTCGCCGAGACCGCCTCGGCCAGCAGGTCGTAGCTACTGGCCAGCAGCAGCAGCCCGGCCAGGCTGAGCAGCCGCCAGGCCCGGCGCTCGGCCAAGCGGTTGAGGTTCGGCCCCAGCCAGATCGCCGCCACGATGCTCAGCCCCGCCAGGCCCCACAGCCAGGACCGGGCCGTCCCGCCGCCGACCGCCGCGCCGGTCGCGACGAGCACCGCGACCAGGGCGAGGTAGCCCGCCCGGACGAGATCGGGGCCCGTCCAGCGGGCGGACGGGCCTCGACCGTTCGTATGCGCGGGCAGCTGCTCAGCCACCGCGGACCGCCCGCCTCTCGCGGGCTCGGCTGCGCAGGCTCGGGCACAGGGGCATAGCCCCATCTTCGGCGCCGGGCGAGGGGGCGGACGATCCGGCCGACCCGTTAGAGGGAAGGCAGGTGGGGGCGGACGATCCGGCCGACGCCCCCAGTTGGAGAGGGAAGGCAGGTGGGGCGGACGATCCGGCCGACCCGTTAGAGGGAAGGCAGGTGGGGGCGGACGATCCGGCCGACCCGTTAGAGGGAAGGCAGGTGGGGGCGGACGATCCGGCCGACGCCCCCAGTTGGAGAGGGAGGGCGGACCGTCCGCCACGATCGTCAGGCGGAGCAGGCGGCCCCGTTCAGGGTGAACGAGGTCGGCGAGGTGTCGCTGGAGGTGTACGTGCCGGTGAAGCCGATCGTCGCCGAGGAGCCGGCCGGGATGTCGGCGGTGTAGGAGGCGGGCGTGACGCTGACCGCCTCACCGCTCTGGGTGTAAGTGCCGCCCCACATGTTGTTGATCTTCTGGTCGCCCGGGAAGGTCCAGGCCAGCGTGTAGCCGTTGATCGGCGCGGTGCCGGTGTCGGCGACCACGACTTGCGCCTGGAACCCGCCCGAC
This genomic window from Actinospica robiniae DSM 44927 contains:
- a CDS encoding GGDEF domain-containing phosphodiesterase encodes the protein MAEQLPAHTNGRGPSARWTGPDLVRAGYLALVAVLVATGAAVGGGTARSWLWGLAGLSIVAAIWLGPNLNRLAERRAWRLLSLAGLLLLASSYDLLAEAVSANLAGRVPNVFDFVICVAYPLAAFAVLIMAMRGSPLAMWARLLDAMIVLAAISLFTWQLLVVPLAASSLPSTTVRAIAIVYALGDAFILVVLSRLLYPAPRSRPSVVWLLVIGTAMMLGADIVYSLVQLGAVQAARGSVRDTLQGVVWLFGLGAWGAAALSASAGEISRPISTTDTAPALRSAIVLSGAVLAAPVVGVVDQLTHRHYDGLTLVVFGAVIALLLVARLTVTLAQANARMRNSRNLSRAGDRLVAANGPDQIVSTVLDTAGQLSGAGPGAVAVAASDGSDVLVATNRAPGEPPHAVTARSPSAWVAAYFGARRHAVIKAPDADGDDTGRLTLGVADERVRLGEYANALRVLVSQGSLALSRLGLTREISRRDNEAYFRALVDNASDAILIIEQSGRVRYASPSAAELFGTDDPASATPAELFGPDNAAWVARELAEPVSPGNESTVRTDWALDRPGLGRLELEAVCSDLRDNPTVRGLVLTVRDVTTQRRLERDLKYHAYYDTLTGLGNRLKFHRRVELEVARVTANGPVPTVLQLDVDDFRELNEVHGRDIGDVILITLARRLAEQPGHLEVARFDADTFAVLRTTATGSPEECVQAAEELTRLVSEPFDLPVGQLAVTSSVGIATARDDRRSEDLIRDARLALEAARMPGRNSWHRFEPEMLELRLEHARLHRDLETAIEQNAFVLYYQPVVDLSTGGIVYFEALVRWPKDDGGVVPPDKFIPLAEETGLIVPLGRWILRQATHDAALLRGEPGAEHVRMSVNISARQFAVPGLAADVTGALEDAGLPADALVVELTESAVLGREDGGAVLEEINSLGVRLAIDDFGTGYSSLSYLHQLPFHTLKIDRSFVEAIETSQLRADLIHGIIGIAHTVGLHVVAEGVETERQRSMLTDAGCHYGQGYLFSPALPLAQAREYLRQSGSAEYERT